The genomic stretch CATCCATCCTCCTCGTGACTATTCTTCGAATACGTGCGTCAAATTGGTACTCTCGAAAAGGAGATCTACCATGAGATTCGTTCTTCCGCTCGTCGCGATAGGAGCAATCGCCGCGCTCGTCGCCCACGAGGCGGGTGCCTACCAGGGGTGCAGCCTCACCGTGCGCAACGGGACCGGCTCCTCGGTCGGCCGCATCGATTCGGACGGGACCTTCCGCAACGGGAGCGGCTCCTCCGTCGGCCGGTTCGAGGAGGGCGGCACGGTCCGCAACGCGAGCGGCTCCTCCATCGGCAAGGTGGACCCGGACGGCACGGTCCGCAACTCGAGCGGCTCCTCCATCGGCCGCGTCGAGGACGACGGGACGCTGCGCGGCTCCTCGGGCTCGTCGATAGGCCGCATCGAGCAGGACGGCACGGTGCGCAACTCGAGCGGCTCGTCCCGCGGTCGGTTCGACGGCTACTACCCGGCCTGTCGGCACATCTCCGCCGCGTACCTCTTCTTCTTCGAGCCGCTGCACACGTACTGAGCCGAATGCGGTATCATGGGCGTCGACCCCAACCCCAACACGGGAGGAGCCC from Pseudomonadota bacterium encodes the following:
- a CDS encoding DUF3659 domain-containing protein, coding for MRFVLPLVAIGAIAALVAHEAGAYQGCSLTVRNGTGSSVGRIDSDGTFRNGSGSSVGRFEEGGTVRNASGSSIGKVDPDGTVRNSSGSSIGRVEDDGTLRGSSGSSIGRIEQDGTVRNSSGSSRGRFDGYYPACRHISAAYLFFFEPLHTY